The following DNA comes from Venenivibrio stagnispumantis.
TTTATAAGAAGGTTTTCTATGTTTAAACTTCCGGCTTTATCTTTCAGAGAGTATATAGAGCTTTCAAAAGGATTAGCATTGAATAGTTATAATCTAGAAGAGATAATTCAAAATCATACAGATATAGTTCAAACTATAATCAGCAGTTTAGATGATAGGATATTAAAATTATATGATGAATATATAAATTTCGGAGCTTATCCGTTTTATTTTGAGGATAAGGAAAAATATATAGATAAATTAACCGATAGCATAAATGCATCTTTATATTATGATATAGGTGAAATATATAATATACCTACAGATAAAATCCATTCATTAAAAAAATTATTAACTACTTTATGTGTTTCAAAACCTTTGGAACTGTCTGTTGAGAAATTAGCCAATATTAGCAATATAACAAAATCAACTCTTTATAAATATATAGATTATCTACAAAGGGCACAGCTAATAATTCATATATCTCACGAAGCAAAAAGATTTAAATCTTTGAGAAAACCGGATAAACTCTATCTTGGAAATCCAAATCTTTTTAATGCTTTATGCTTGGAAAAAGATAAAGGAAATATAAGAGAAACATTTTTTGTATCTCAACTTATATATAAACATAAATTATATTATCTTGATAAGGGAGATTTTTTGGTTGATGAAAAATATATTTTTGAAATAGGTGGTAAAAATAAAGATTTTTCACAACTGAAAGGATTATCTAACGGCTATTTAGCCGTTGATGATATAGAGGTAGGATTTGATAGAAAAATCCCTTTATGGCTATTTGGTTTTATCTATTAAATAAATCTTTGCACTTTCGAACTTGATTTAATCTAATAAAGATAAAATTTCTTCTTTTGAGATTTTGAAAATATCTGCTTTTTCATGGTAAATTTCCTACAATTGTTTCTTCTTTTCTTGAAGTTTTAAAATTTTTTCTTCTATGCTGTTTTCCACTATTAGCTTATAAACAAAAACAGGTTTATCCTGCCGTCCCAAGATTTTGAAAGATTTATCTCAAAAGCAACAGGCACTTCTTTTAATAAGATTTTTCCGGCTTTTTCCATAGCTATAGAGAGAGCTTCTTTTGTTTTTTCTATATCTTTATCTGCTACTTCTATAACTATTTCATCATGTATTAGATTTACAATATAAGCATATAAATCTTTTTTCTCTAAGGCAAATAAAACAACGGCAAGTTTAAGTAAATCACTGCCGGAGCCCTGTATAGGATAATTTACTGCATCTGTAAATTTTTTAGCTAATATTCTTCTTCCAAGTAAAGTTTTTGCTATAATATAGCCATGATGGTTTAGATGATTTTTTGTTTCTTCATGCCATTTTTTTATATCTTTATAAAATTCAAAAAAATTTTTATGAAATTTATTGGCTTCTGGTAGAGTTATATTTATTCCATAATTTGAACTTGCATAATCCATTAGGGATTTAGGAGATATTCCATATATTAATCCAAAATTTATAGCTTTTGCAAGGTTTCTTTCTTCTTTTGTTATTTCTTCATAATTTTTGCCGGTTATAATACTTGCTGTA
Coding sequences within:
- a CDS encoding ATP-binding protein, whose product is MENILEKAIQLSVLKLSQKYPNYKRFIYNNIKNSNAKVIGIYGPRGVGKTTLMVQLLKELSLPVKDAIYISCDHPLFVDINLFDFLEHFYKKGGKYIFIDEIHKIKDFQRHLKSAYDFLDLKIYFSGSSALSITEPDFIRRFSMFKLPALSFREYIELSKGLALNSYNLEEIIQNHTDIVQTIISSLDDRILKLYDEYINFGAYPFYFEDKEKYIDKLTDSINASLYYDIGEIYNIPTDKIHSLKKLLTTLCVSKPLELSVEKLANISNITKSTLYKYIDYLQRAQLIIHISHEAKRFKSLRKPDKLYLGNPNLFNALCLEKDKGNIRETFFVSQLIYKHKLYYLDKGDFLVDEKYIFEIGGKNKDFSQLKGLSNGYLAVDDIEVGFDRKIPLWLFGFIY